The following proteins are encoded in a genomic region of Thermoplasmata archaeon:
- a CDS encoding 4Fe-4S dicluster domain-containing protein, whose product MKIIPRMSKRMMGLVFNTRYRLAAFTRKSKTFNRIVGKMFFEGDDMIVVPKDKVATRTIDANIEIDDAGESTVLPSDVVKNLINRADDIFIMNFCICRKSNKCEDYPVDHGCVFMGKGVYKIPPEFGHLATPEEACAYIDECGEQGLVHIIGRNKLDSIWLSTGDKKDLMTICNCCPCCCLWNMTRNISDEIGSLFKRMEGVTVKLDDGKCVQCGSCSEICFTKAVKVADGRFEIDQNLCRGCGRCAEQCPADAITVVYDEGAIDGIADRIGSLVRLNDRDQVAD is encoded by the coding sequence ATGAAGATCATACCGCGCATGTCGAAAAGGATGATGGGGTTAGTTTTCAACACCAGATACAGACTCGCGGCGTTCACCAGGAAATCGAAGACGTTCAACAGGATCGTCGGTAAGATGTTCTTCGAAGGCGACGATATGATAGTCGTACCCAAGGACAAAGTGGCGACAAGAACGATCGATGCGAACATCGAGATAGATGACGCGGGCGAATCAACGGTCCTGCCGAGCGATGTGGTGAAGAATCTCATCAACCGCGCAGATGACATCTTCATCATGAACTTCTGCATCTGCAGGAAATCTAACAAGTGTGAGGATTACCCCGTTGATCACGGCTGTGTGTTCATGGGCAAAGGGGTGTACAAGATCCCTCCGGAGTTTGGCCATCTGGCCACTCCTGAAGAGGCCTGTGCATACATAGACGAATGCGGGGAACAGGGTCTGGTCCACATCATCGGGAGGAACAAGCTCGACAGCATATGGCTGAGCACCGGTGACAAGAAGGATCTGATGACGATCTGCAACTGCTGTCCGTGCTGCTGTCTTTGGAACATGACCCGCAACATCTCGGACGAGATAGGGAGTCTTTTCAAACGCATGGAAGGCGTGACGGTCAAACTTGACGACGGCAAGTGTGTCCAGTGCGGTTCATGCAGCGAGATATGCTTCACGAAGGCGGTAAAGGTCGCCGACGGAAGATTCGAGATAGATCAGAACCTCTGCAGAGGCTGTGGAAGATGTGCAGAACAGTGTCCGGCAGATGCCATCACCGTGGTCTATGATGAAGGTGCTATTGACGGTATCGCTGACAGGATCGGATCCCTCGTCAGACTGAACGACAGGGATCAGGTAGCGGATTGA
- the asd gene encoding aspartate-semialdehyde dehydrogenase, with product MSEKLKVGILGATGMVGQRFVSLLADHPWYEIVVLAASERSAGKTYEEALGGRWSIETPLPENVKGMIVQNVADIDDICSKVDFVFSAVAMSKEEIKKIEEDYAKREIPVVSNNSAHRWTPDVPMILPEINPHHVEVIEAQKKRLGTKRGFIVVKPNCSIQSYTPVLEAWKEFEPYEVVVSTYQAISGAGKNFDSWPEMVGNIIPFISGEEEKSEREPMRIWGKVENGEIVPATTPKITSQCIRVPVLYGHTASVFVKLKKPATKEQLIEAMEKFKGEPQDLNLPNAPKQFIKYLEEDNRPQVLMDVNYEHGMGVTVGRLRPDSIYDWKFVGLSHNTLRGAAGGAVLCAEFLTAKGLITKR from the coding sequence ATGTCTGAGAAACTCAAGGTAGGTATTCTGGGGGCAACCGGTATGGTGGGACAGAGATTCGTATCCCTTCTGGCGGACCACCCCTGGTATGAGATCGTTGTTCTGGCTGCAAGCGAGCGCTCCGCAGGAAAGACTTATGAAGAGGCTCTTGGCGGACGCTGGAGCATCGAGACCCCCCTCCCCGAGAACGTCAAAGGCATGATAGTCCAGAATGTAGCCGACATCGACGACATCTGCAGCAAGGTCGACTTCGTGTTCAGTGCCGTTGCGATGTCCAAGGAGGAGATCAAGAAGATCGAGGAGGACTACGCCAAACGCGAGATCCCCGTCGTATCCAACAACAGTGCCCACAGATGGACCCCCGACGTCCCCATGATCCTTCCCGAGATCAACCCCCATCACGTGGAGGTCATCGAAGCCCAGAAGAAGCGTCTCGGCACCAAGCGCGGATTCATCGTGGTGAAACCCAACTGCTCCATCCAGAGCTACACCCCTGTGTTGGAGGCATGGAAGGAGTTCGAGCCGTACGAGGTCGTCGTCAGCACCTACCAGGCCATATCTGGGGCCGGAAAGAACTTCGATTCCTGGCCCGAGATGGTCGGCAACATCATCCCCTTCATCTCCGGAGAGGAGGAGAAGAGCGAAAGGGAGCCCATGCGTATCTGGGGTAAGGTGGAGAACGGAGAGATCGTCCCCGCGACCACCCCAAAGATCACCAGCCAATGCATTCGTGTGCCTGTACTGTATGGACACACCGCATCGGTCTTCGTCAAGCTTAAGAAGCCTGCGACCAAGGAACAGCTCATCGAGGCCATGGAGAAGTTCAAGGGAGAGCCCCAGGACCTCAACCTGCCCAATGCTCCGAAACAGTTCATCAAGTACCTTGAGGAGGACAACAGGCCCCAGGTCCTGATGGACGTCAACTACGAGCACGGGATGGGTGTCACCGTCGGAAGGCTCAGACCCGATTCCATCTACGATTGGAAGTTCGTAGGGCTCTCCCACAACACCCTGCGCGGAGCCGCCGGAGGAGCAGTCCTCTGCGCCGAATTTCTGACCGCCAAAGGTCTGATCACGAAACGCTGA
- a CDS encoding MBL fold metallo-hydrolase yields MSFRITFLGTGGGRHTTMYQVRSTGGMLIEHDGKMLNVDPGPGALVQMHRIHYDVNNTTSMIVSHCHPDHYSDAESVAEGMSRGGWKRGGRIYGSPTVLEGEGGLGPCISKYHLGIVDGYQVFRPGDVLDIDGMQVDIKYAKHSDPTNVGFVFHTSGGLVSYVSDTEFTEEIAEQYVGTRVLILPVTTPMGNRIKYHLCTDDAIKFIDIVKPEIAIFIHLGVVIIRRGPDKEAALAQEATGIRTIAGHDLMVLNVGDELKFSEAETFDDEWIPPSSV; encoded by the coding sequence ATGTCGTTCCGCATCACATTCCTCGGCACAGGTGGAGGCAGGCACACCACCATGTATCAGGTCCGGTCCACCGGAGGGATGCTCATAGAGCATGACGGGAAGATGCTGAACGTGGACCCGGGGCCCGGGGCTCTCGTGCAGATGCATCGGATCCATTACGATGTGAACAACACCACATCGATGATCGTCTCCCACTGCCATCCCGACCATTATTCCGATGCGGAATCGGTGGCCGAGGGAATGTCCCGCGGAGGATGGAAAAGAGGAGGACGCATCTACGGCTCCCCCACGGTTCTGGAAGGCGAAGGGGGACTCGGCCCTTGCATATCAAAATACCATCTCGGCATCGTTGACGGCTATCAGGTATTCCGGCCCGGCGACGTCCTAGATATCGACGGCATGCAGGTGGACATCAAATATGCGAAGCACAGCGATCCCACCAATGTAGGATTCGTCTTCCACACCAGCGGAGGTCTCGTTTCATACGTTAGCGACACCGAATTCACCGAGGAGATCGCTGAACAATACGTCGGTACGCGCGTGCTCATCCTTCCAGTCACCACCCCCATGGGCAACCGCATCAAGTATCATCTATGCACAGACGATGCGATAAAGTTCATAGACATCGTGAAACCCGAGATCGCCATCTTCATCCATCTCGGGGTCGTGATAATCCGCAGAGGACCGGATAAGGAAGCCGCATTAGCACAGGAAGCAACAGGGATCAGGACCATTGCTGGCCATGACCTGATGGTGTTGAATGTCGGTGACGAATTGAAATTCTCAGAGGCGGAAACGTTCGACGATGAATGGATCCCGCCGTCGTCAGTTTGA
- a CDS encoding phosphatase PAP2 family protein, with amino-acid sequence MVPMWTGVELLHALQDIRLEFPFLEDLFAAMSSRIVYLAVPVALALLFYWCINKKQGEILALSFVPAMVFAVVSKYGFNQPRPWDLDPSIIKVDGVNAHGLSLPSGHAASAISTFLPAASFVRNRLFKTVLIAVMVLITVGRLVLCVHTPLDILSGIAVGLIAIVVAWKSMEYAYEDDRTYLFVNAAYVIFFTALFIISLVCWGADADRIALYAGFLYGMLIGRTMDRLYLRYEVPQTGIKEHALRFFVGMTIGALILLVFMISFPDWGIGLGGAFMMIWSFFIYPYIITKKNLFC; translated from the coding sequence ATGGTCCCGATGTGGACAGGGGTAGAGCTTCTTCATGCACTTCAGGACATCAGGCTGGAATTTCCATTCCTGGAGGATCTCTTCGCTGCGATGTCCTCGAGGATCGTCTACCTGGCCGTACCTGTAGCCCTGGCCCTTCTGTTCTACTGGTGCATCAACAAAAAGCAGGGAGAGATACTGGCGCTATCGTTCGTTCCCGCGATGGTGTTCGCCGTCGTCTCCAAATACGGATTCAATCAGCCAAGACCTTGGGATCTGGACCCGAGCATCATCAAGGTCGATGGCGTCAATGCTCACGGACTATCCCTACCGAGCGGGCATGCTGCAAGCGCAATCTCCACATTCCTGCCTGCGGCCTCATTCGTCAGGAACCGTCTGTTCAAGACCGTTCTGATTGCCGTAATGGTGCTGATAACCGTGGGGAGACTGGTGCTGTGCGTCCACACGCCCTTGGACATATTATCGGGCATAGCTGTTGGCCTCATTGCCATTGTAGTGGCATGGAAATCAATGGAATACGCATACGAGGATGACCGCACATATCTCTTCGTAAACGCGGCCTACGTCATCTTCTTCACAGCACTGTTTATCATAAGCTTGGTATGCTGGGGTGCCGATGCGGACAGGATTGCATTGTATGCAGGATTCCTCTACGGGATGCTCATAGGCAGGACCATGGACCGTCTCTACCTGAGATATGAGGTGCCGCAGACAGGTATCAAAGAGCACGCCCTCAGATTCTTTGTCGGAATGACCATAGGTGCACTTATCCTGTTGGTTTTCATGATTTCGTTCCCGGATTGGGGCATCGGTCTGGGTGGAGCGTTTATGATGATCTGGTCCTTCTTCATCTACCCCTACATCATCACCAAGAAGAATCTCTTCTGCTGA
- a CDS encoding metal-dependent hydrolase, translating to MITAIRNAWIVTQDASRRIIKGDVVIDGEKIVSVGPEYNGTADREIDATGDIVMPGMINTHTHVAMSVMKGVVDDLTFPDFLDKVFKIDSDRTDDDLDIGTKIGCMEMIRSGTTTFMDLYYSEDVIAKATQQAGIRGVLCWCCLDEDKTTQKGNPVQNCKNFYSKFKNERKIVPGVGLQGVYVCNEETCVSAAQFAEEVNAPLNFHLSETRGEVADHKKKTGMRPAEWLSEIGALNSHMVAAHSAWLTKREVMLMGKAGMSISSCPVSNMKLATGGVAPIPEFMEAGVNVSFGTDGNTTNNTLDMFAEMKSLGLLQKSSRWDPVVCSAQQLLDFATINGAKAVGMQDKIGSIEVGKYADLIILDGKAPNMRPLLPDNMIANIVYSGNGLNTKTVFCQGDMVMQDGNILTLDKDRILDQSEDIWKTLCLR from the coding sequence ATGATAACAGCGATTCGTAACGCATGGATCGTCACACAGGACGCATCCAGGAGGATCATCAAAGGAGATGTGGTGATCGACGGCGAGAAGATCGTATCCGTCGGTCCGGAGTACAACGGTACAGCGGACAGGGAGATCGATGCCACCGGCGACATCGTCATGCCCGGTATGATCAACACCCACACCCATGTGGCCATGTCCGTCATGAAGGGCGTCGTCGACGACCTCACGTTCCCCGATTTCCTTGACAAGGTCTTTAAGATCGATTCCGACAGGACAGATGACGATCTTGACATCGGAACGAAGATCGGATGCATGGAGATGATCCGCAGCGGTACGACCACTTTCATGGACCTCTATTATTCTGAGGATGTCATCGCCAAAGCTACTCAGCAGGCGGGCATCAGGGGAGTCCTCTGCTGGTGTTGTCTCGATGAGGACAAGACCACGCAGAAAGGCAACCCCGTACAGAACTGCAAGAACTTCTACTCCAAGTTCAAGAACGAGAGGAAGATCGTCCCCGGAGTCGGTCTCCAGGGAGTGTACGTCTGCAACGAGGAGACATGCGTCAGTGCGGCTCAGTTCGCAGAGGAGGTCAACGCACCTCTGAACTTCCATCTCTCCGAGACTAGAGGGGAAGTTGCGGACCACAAGAAGAAGACCGGAATGAGGCCCGCGGAATGGCTGTCCGAGATCGGAGCTCTCAACTCTCACATGGTCGCAGCGCACTCCGCATGGCTGACCAAGAGGGAGGTCATGCTCATGGGCAAGGCGGGCATGTCCATCTCATCATGTCCTGTATCCAACATGAAGCTCGCTACCGGAGGCGTTGCACCCATCCCAGAGTTCATGGAGGCAGGTGTCAACGTATCTTTCGGAACAGACGGCAACACCACCAACAACACTCTCGACATGTTCGCGGAGATGAAGTCACTCGGACTCCTCCAGAAGTCCAGCAGATGGGATCCCGTCGTATGCAGCGCGCAGCAGCTCCTCGATTTCGCAACCATCAACGGAGCTAAAGCGGTCGGAATGCAGGACAAGATCGGTTCCATAGAGGTCGGGAAGTACGCCGACCTGATCATCCTCGACGGAAAGGCTCCCAACATGAGGCCCCTCCTCCCGGACAACATGATCGCGAACATCGTCTATTCCGGAAACGGGCTCAACACCAAGACAGTCTTCTGCCAGGGGGACATGGTCATGCAGGACGGTAACATCCTGACCCTGGACAAGGACAGGATCCTCGACCAGTCAGAGGACATCTGGAAGACCCTCTGTCTAAGATGA
- a CDS encoding cation:proton antiporter yields the protein MNKEGMHLDEIMLMTSIAVFLLLAAVCSIIFNKIKMPSLIGYLVTGIIVANIWNVSEESDAVVEILSNMGLILLMFCIGMEINLKKIRKQGIFAMRVALVEIPFMVLGGTIVGGLLGLDSIQSICLGAVIAGSSTAVVLGVLKMQNRLDKDRVDTLILIIIMEDIAQVVILSMITPMMAGSELDAGGLAALIMSILAFMVVSIVVGLRFMPRIINWVSDNVTSEILVIFAVGLAFGMALLASYVGLSVAIGAFLMGMMIAPSRRNKEILHDIEPMKSIFMAMFFISVGMEIGLGTLVDNLGLTLIFLIMFIVLKTLAVFSGYWLANETSRESFASAISFVAMGEFAFIIAKQALDYNVFSEDIYTSIVGAALLSMITLPILSKDAAERWDKTVSKMPGALLRTFKAIDNVKVTFYERIALSSRKTRKEVSGSMTRAYLSMIGMVAVELIFILITPPLREWGIAYFGGDEWLWSFLLLILNMVVLYIPTFRLVDTVKDIMILADIQTNRQRSRREYSILDRFLISNTWLIALMIAIVILIVVPNGLSIWEHIVVLVVALLILLYVNRRTVTKRTDLIPFEEDGPDYMDEDSFRKLLDSKYAKKIEEESQSQKSVAIDSGDKRY from the coding sequence GTGAACAAAGAGGGGATGCACTTGGATGAGATCATGTTAATGACCAGTATAGCAGTTTTTCTGCTCCTGGCCGCGGTATGTTCCATCATTTTCAACAAGATCAAGATGCCATCCCTGATTGGATACCTCGTCACAGGAATCATAGTGGCCAATATCTGGAATGTCTCGGAGGAATCCGATGCAGTGGTCGAGATCCTCTCCAACATGGGTCTGATCCTGCTGATGTTCTGCATCGGTATGGAGATCAATCTGAAGAAGATACGCAAACAGGGAATCTTCGCGATGAGAGTCGCACTGGTCGAGATACCTTTCATGGTCCTCGGAGGTACGATCGTGGGCGGACTTCTCGGACTGGATTCCATCCAGAGCATCTGTCTTGGAGCGGTCATCGCAGGTTCGAGCACCGCTGTGGTGCTAGGCGTCCTGAAGATGCAGAACCGCTTGGATAAGGACCGCGTCGACACGCTCATCCTGATCATCATCATGGAGGACATAGCGCAGGTCGTCATCCTGTCGATGATCACTCCCATGATGGCCGGTTCCGAATTGGATGCGGGCGGATTGGCAGCCCTTATCATGAGCATCCTGGCCTTCATGGTCGTCAGTATAGTCGTCGGTCTGAGATTCATGCCGCGCATCATCAACTGGGTGTCCGATAACGTCACTTCTGAGATTCTTGTCATATTCGCGGTAGGACTGGCGTTCGGAATGGCTCTGCTGGCAAGCTATGTGGGGCTGTCCGTCGCTATCGGAGCGTTCCTGATGGGTATGATGATCGCTCCCAGCCGTAGGAACAAGGAGATCCTTCACGACATAGAACCCATGAAGAGCATCTTCATGGCGATGTTCTTCATCTCCGTCGGAATGGAGATAGGTCTGGGCACACTAGTAGACAACCTAGGTCTGACCCTCATATTCCTCATCATGTTCATCGTGCTGAAGACCCTGGCCGTGTTCTCCGGATACTGGCTGGCCAACGAGACGTCCCGCGAAAGCTTTGCGAGCGCCATCAGTTTCGTCGCCATGGGAGAGTTCGCATTCATCATCGCCAAACAGGCCCTCGATTACAACGTTTTCTCCGAGGACATCTACACATCCATAGTCGGTGCCGCGCTTCTTTCCATGATCACGCTCCCTATCCTGTCCAAAGATGCAGCGGAGAGATGGGACAAGACCGTATCAAAGATGCCGGGTGCATTGCTGCGCACCTTCAAGGCGATCGACAATGTGAAAGTCACGTTCTACGAGAGGATTGCCCTCAGCTCCAGGAAGACCAGGAAAGAGGTTAGCGGATCCATGACCCGCGCATACCTCAGCATGATCGGTATGGTCGCGGTCGAACTCATCTTCATCCTGATCACGCCTCCGCTCAGGGAATGGGGTATCGCATACTTCGGAGGGGACGAATGGCTCTGGAGCTTCCTGCTCCTCATACTGAACATGGTCGTGCTTTACATCCCCACGTTCCGTTTGGTCGACACGGTCAAAGACATCATGATCCTGGCCGATATCCAAACCAACAGACAGCGGAGCAGAAGGGAATACAGCATCCTGGACAGATTCCTGATCTCCAACACATGGCTTATCGCGCTCATGATAGCGATCGTCATCCTGATCGTGGTCCCCAACGGATTGAGCATCTGGGAACACATCGTCGTACTAGTCGTTGCGCTGCTGATATTGCTGTACGTCAACAGAAGGACCGTCACCAAGAGAACGGACCTGATCCCCTTCGAAGAGGATGGGCCGGACTATATGGACGAGGATTCATTCAGAAAACTGCTGGATTCCAAATACGCCAAGAAGATTGAAGAGGAAAGTCAGAGTCAGAAGTCGGTAGCAATAGATTCCGGCGACAAAAGGTATTGA
- a CDS encoding cation:proton antiporter — protein MHRSVVRKYIIKGPLRQLTLIRGTHKMDEVVLIASMATLVLLAAFLSIVMSRLKFPPLIGFLAAGIIIANYLSIDESGMNVVEVFSELGLIMLMFSIGMEIDLRKLKKQGRFAIVVALVQLPLMVIGGILAGTFLGFNMLQSICLGCIISGSSTAVVMAVLKSQGTLDKENIETLVLITIMEDIGQVIMLSMLTPMLVGSEMSADDLALLIIQIAIFMIACFTAGLLIVPRVIDWMYKRSNDELISLLCLGGLFTLCYAGTKMGLSVAIGAFLMGIIVGTSRPKDAVEHFVEPLKSLFMAMFFISVGMEVTLSSLADNIGLIFIIFAVFAVCKSATVYLGYWIGNGDNRIGFLSAISLCAMGEFAFIISKQALDNGVVDINFYSSVIGAALVSMITLPIFTRYADRTFTGLEKHTPAPIKGIGHKLTAIRDNVYTSLENVATGTKEAFSKGLANIYFDAFLIIIIEVLFFFSYDFLTEWLVTHFGGQEVWWRTGIVAVNFLILLIPCKGLISNLRLVLYIMDVGKRKAAESMNLSENESKFYEFINPMILAGALDILIIIVVPNNLGTIYHVVVAILVLIVLVMYHLWKMIFKKKGPALPDLPYEHKEEEQKTEEQ, from the coding sequence ATGCATCGTTCAGTCGTGCGAAAGTATATAATAAAAGGGCCGTTACGACAACTCACCCTAATCCGAGGTACGCATAAAATGGATGAAGTCGTGCTCATAGCGTCAATGGCAACCCTGGTCCTTCTGGCCGCTTTCTTATCGATAGTCATGAGCAGACTGAAGTTCCCGCCGCTGATCGGATTCCTGGCGGCAGGTATCATCATCGCGAACTATCTGAGTATCGACGAGAGCGGTATGAATGTCGTGGAAGTCTTCTCGGAGCTCGGTTTGATCATGCTGATGTTCTCCATCGGTATGGAGATCGACCTTCGTAAACTGAAGAAACAGGGAAGATTCGCAATCGTCGTTGCACTCGTCCAATTGCCCCTGATGGTCATAGGCGGAATACTGGCCGGTACATTCCTAGGATTCAATATGCTCCAGAGTATCTGTTTGGGATGTATCATCTCCGGTTCCAGTACAGCCGTCGTGATGGCCGTACTGAAATCACAGGGGACATTGGATAAGGAGAACATCGAGACGCTCGTCCTCATTACAATCATGGAGGACATCGGACAGGTCATCATGCTGTCCATGCTGACGCCTATGCTCGTCGGAAGCGAGATGAGCGCAGATGACCTGGCCCTTCTCATCATTCAGATTGCGATCTTCATGATCGCTTGTTTCACCGCAGGACTGCTCATCGTCCCCCGCGTCATAGATTGGATGTACAAGAGATCCAACGACGAACTGATTTCCCTTCTTTGTCTCGGCGGATTGTTCACACTGTGCTACGCAGGAACAAAGATGGGCCTGTCCGTCGCTATCGGGGCATTCCTGATGGGAATAATCGTGGGAACATCCCGTCCGAAGGATGCTGTCGAGCACTTCGTAGAACCTCTGAAGAGCCTGTTCATGGCGATGTTCTTCATCTCGGTGGGAATGGAGGTCACGCTCAGCAGTCTCGCCGACAACATAGGCCTTATCTTCATCATCTTCGCCGTATTCGCGGTATGCAAGAGCGCCACAGTCTATCTCGGTTACTGGATCGGCAACGGGGACAACCGTATCGGATTCCTTTCCGCGATCAGCCTATGCGCCATGGGAGAATTTGCGTTCATCATCTCGAAGCAGGCTCTGGACAACGGAGTCGTCGACATCAACTTCTATTCATCGGTCATCGGTGCCGCATTGGTCTCGATGATCACATTGCCGATATTCACAAGATATGCGGACAGGACATTCACTGGATTGGAGAAGCATACGCCCGCACCTATCAAGGGCATAGGGCACAAGCTCACAGCGATCAGGGACAACGTCTACACGAGTCTCGAGAATGTCGCAACAGGAACGAAGGAAGCTTTCTCCAAGGGTCTCGCCAACATCTACTTCGACGCATTCCTGATAATTATCATAGAGGTCCTGTTCTTCTTCTCATATGATTTCCTGACAGAATGGCTGGTCACACACTTCGGAGGCCAAGAGGTGTGGTGGAGAACAGGCATAGTTGCAGTGAACTTCCTCATTCTGCTGATACCCTGCAAAGGGCTCATATCGAACCTTCGTCTGGTCCTGTACATCATGGACGTCGGAAAGAGGAAAGCAGCCGAATCCATGAATCTGAGCGAGAACGAGAGCAAGTTCTATGAGTTCATCAACCCCATGATCCTCGCAGGTGCTCTCGACATCCTGATAATCATCGTCGTTCCGAACAACCTCGGTACGATCTACCACGTGGTCGTTGCGATATTGGTGCTCATCGTGCTGGTGATGTATCACCTCTGGAAGATGATCTTCAAGAAGAAGGGTCCCGCACTTCCCGACCTGCCCTATGAGCACAAGGAAGAAGAGCAGAAGACCGAAGAACAGTGA
- a CDS encoding DNA-directed RNA polymerase subunit N, whose protein sequence is MIIPVRCFTCGKVVGSAYPEYAKRVKAGENPKDVLDDLGFERYCCRRMIVSHADLIGEIAPLG, encoded by the coding sequence ATGATAATACCCGTGAGATGTTTCACATGCGGAAAGGTCGTCGGCTCAGCCTACCCCGAGTACGCGAAGCGCGTGAAGGCAGGCGAGAACCCCAAGGATGTCCTGGACGACCTCGGATTCGAGAGATACTGCTGCCGCAGGATGATCGTCTCCCATGCTGATCTGATCGGCGAGATCGCGCCTCTAGGATAA
- a CDS encoding NCS2 family permease: MSELSTKIDDFFHISERGSDIRTEIRGGIITFLAMLYILAVNPSILSSTTGIDFQDLVGATALAACVSCLLMGLYARFPLALAPGMGINAFVAFTIVGAMGFDYYSALMAVFISGVLFLILTVTGIRHKIMDGIPLIIKLAISGGIGFFIVMVGLFNAGIIVHGEGSALTLGELGSPGVLLGLFCILTTLALWYRNHWSAVLIGAILTVIVGFIGGQLFGWDTTVNGMSLIPGVGTATVDAIVTTPNFGLFGDVFTHFELFDIKMWPAFIVSVISLLVVDVFDTTGTLVAAGNAAGVIDDEGNVEGNEKVFMTDSLATVFGAVAGTSTTTSFVESTTGITAGARTGLMAVVVGIMFFLALFFTPVFSIVTSACTVGALVIVGFMMIRTVKDINWMNPISLATAFTTIFMMGLAGSITDGIALGSMVYLWGMVLTGKKSEIPTVMKVIGVVFLVYFVLTYTVIPNI, from the coding sequence ATGTCTGAACTGTCGACCAAAATCGATGATTTCTTCCACATATCCGAGAGGGGCTCCGATATCCGTACGGAGATCAGAGGCGGAATAATCACGTTCCTCGCTATGCTGTACATACTGGCGGTCAACCCATCCATCCTGTCCAGCACCACGGGGATAGACTTCCAAGATCTGGTCGGCGCGACGGCACTGGCAGCATGTGTATCATGTCTGCTCATGGGACTCTATGCGAGATTCCCGCTGGCCTTAGCCCCCGGGATGGGGATCAACGCCTTCGTGGCATTCACCATAGTGGGCGCGATGGGATTCGACTACTACTCTGCGCTGATGGCCGTGTTCATATCTGGAGTGCTTTTCCTCATCCTCACGGTCACCGGTATAAGGCATAAGATCATGGACGGGATCCCGCTGATCATCAAGCTCGCCATCTCTGGGGGTATAGGGTTCTTCATCGTCATGGTTGGATTGTTCAATGCGGGAATCATCGTCCACGGGGAAGGTTCCGCGCTCACGCTTGGAGAACTCGGATCCCCGGGCGTGCTGCTTGGCCTGTTCTGCATCCTGACCACACTGGCCCTGTGGTACAGAAATCATTGGTCCGCGGTCCTGATAGGGGCGATCCTGACCGTGATCGTCGGATTCATCGGAGGCCAATTGTTCGGGTGGGACACCACCGTGAACGGCATGAGCCTGATTCCGGGAGTGGGAACGGCTACTGTGGATGCTATAGTCACCACACCGAATTTCGGTCTCTTCGGAGATGTCTTCACACATTTCGAACTGTTCGACATCAAGATGTGGCCCGCTTTCATTGTCTCTGTGATATCATTGCTCGTGGTCGATGTGTTCGACACGACCGGCACCCTTGTGGCTGCCGGAAATGCGGCAGGCGTAATCGACGACGAGGGCAACGTCGAAGGGAACGAGAAGGTATTCATGACGGACTCCTTGGCCACGGTGTTCGGTGCGGTTGCAGGTACATCCACCACGACATCCTTTGTCGAGTCCACAACAGGGATAACTGCCGGTGCAAGGACGGGTCTGATGGCTGTGGTCGTCGGCATCATGTTCTTCTTGGCATTGTTCTTCACACCAGTCTTCTCGATCGTCACGTCAGCATGCACGGTCGGGGCGCTCGTGATCGTGGGTTTCATGATGATCAGGACCGTGAAGGACATCAACTGGATGAACCCCATATCCTTGGCGACAGCATTCACAACGATCTTCATGATGGGATTGGCCGGATCCATAACGGACGGGATAGCTCTCGGCTCCATGGTATATCTTTGGGGAATGGTTCTCACAGGTAAGAAATCGGAGATACCTACGGTGATGAAGGTGATCGGGGTCGTCTTCCTAGTGTATTTCGTACTGACCTATACCGTCATCCCCAACATCTGA